A single region of the Saprospiraceae bacterium genome encodes:
- a CDS encoding FecR domain-containing protein, producing MSVDKNQHRIIRRLQGKLPKQEAEDLDQWLQNPEHAAIEEGIKGIWSMSGSYKAGYQPDTEKGLARFKAQMAETPAPLAKRYEMKKRNNWFSRAATIALLIGFLGLIAYQLLNPAKMEIMAVTTAIGEKKELKLSDGSKVILNENSKLVFPTEFHKGRQVRLSGEAFFEIAKDPDQPFSITCPNAFVEVLGTAFNLRAYPEESFAEVEVEHGQVRLSDFKHEQPIVLGPKQLGVITSKETTSNPAIHSEDISYLNAQAWRTHILDFRTVPMEKVLDQLERYYSVRIDFADDSILPNCSFVSRYDQEPLQTVFKDIERVFNAKIEEKSPNHYVIRGGNCRKG from the coding sequence ATGAGCGTAGACAAAAACCAGCATCGTATTATCCGTAGGCTACAAGGTAAGCTTCCTAAGCAAGAGGCAGAAGACCTTGATCAATGGCTGCAAAACCCTGAGCATGCTGCTATCGAAGAAGGCATCAAGGGAATTTGGTCCATGAGTGGGTCATACAAAGCGGGTTATCAGCCAGATACCGAAAAAGGCCTTGCTCGTTTTAAAGCCCAAATGGCGGAAACGCCAGCACCACTGGCCAAGCGTTATGAAATGAAAAAGCGCAATAACTGGTTTAGCAGAGCTGCTACCATTGCCCTGCTGATTGGTTTCCTGGGACTCATAGCTTATCAGTTGCTTAACCCCGCGAAAATGGAGATAATGGCTGTCACCACTGCCATTGGCGAAAAAAAAGAGCTCAAACTGTCCGATGGCTCAAAAGTTATCCTAAATGAAAATAGCAAACTTGTTTTTCCGACTGAATTCCATAAAGGACGTCAGGTAAGGCTTTCCGGTGAAGCTTTTTTTGAAATTGCGAAAGATCCAGACCAACCTTTTTCCATTACCTGCCCAAATGCTTTTGTAGAAGTCCTTGGCACCGCCTTCAATTTGCGAGCCTACCCAGAAGAATCCTTTGCAGAAGTAGAGGTAGAACATGGGCAAGTCCGCCTAAGTGATTTTAAACACGAACAACCCATCGTCCTGGGACCTAAACAGCTTGGGGTGATCACATCCAAAGAAACAACAAGTAATCCTGCCATCCACTCAGAGGATATTTCCTACCTAAATGCCCAAGCCTGGCGAACCCATATATTGGACTTTAGAACAGTCCCCATGGAAAAAGTCCTCGATCAGTTGGAACGCTATTATAGTGTCCGAATCGATTTCGCAGATGACTCCATCCTCCCAAACTGCTCCTTCGTCTCTCGGTATGACCAAGAGCCTCTTCAAACCGTTTTTAAAGATATTGAAAGGGTCTTTAATGCCAAAATAGAAGAAAAATCGCCTAATCATTATGTGATCCGCGGTGGCAATTGCAGGAAAGGGTAG
- a CDS encoding carboxypeptidase-like regulatory domain-containing protein, protein MRKILLLLFFGINGLSSFAQKPLDVKISITFDDNTLEEALFLLIDKTGIQFSFSNDILPDTKFTYQAHQKRLAEVLDYLLKETTIKYEQRDRRIILFVGEPPPVKKWYTISGFISDSASLEPLIGASVVDLNSQKGTVTINSGFFSLTLPMGEVILSLSYVGYKTEVIPILLENNHQIHLNLSQYVNMMKEIIVVANDSLNEVPKSGASEQYISIADINQLPRLGGEPDLVRTAYLLPGIHTGTDGVDGMYVRGGEPGQNLILIDGVPVYYTAHAAGLFSIFNTNAISSAKLVKGGFPARYGGRTSSVFDIRTKDGNKRDFEGGVDLGLLTGRFTFEGPIVKDKSSFIFTGRKSLIDWYLKSYSRNVKAKVGDDGQTSYGFYDFNAKLNYSLSDKDKVYITYYQGADDFLNEGIFRDTLNLEGASQRILSYYFPQEYSERFNWGNKVAAFKWNHVFNNQLFANLTASYSNLDVKLGFQERDSVILLNTGAFKHRLLRGQFQSGIKELAAKADFDYFPSDKNYVRFGMSMSTRSMSNGIIFYQDTLSNPNLDLKLLNIATQEYDLYAENEFHINEDLLINAGLRLSNIHVKKKAYHSLQPRLSAYWQLNPKISFLASISKMSQFLHLLSSSGLGLPTDIWVPATNMIKPQHTWQGVTGFKWNFSKGLDLRVEGYYKKMENLVSYSEGARFLNNWEDNVTVGKGWAYGMEVMLRKTQGQTSGWLAYTLAWTNRQFEFINQGRPYPFKYDRRHDLKLVLAHRLKPSLEFTANWTMSSGFRFNLPYGTIPLRVPGTSDSEIIEIPFPILGEKNELKMPIYHRLDLGMNLTFQSKGLDHILNVGVFNAYYRKNPLYIRVKSKYTDENNTLKEINDLVQVSLIPFTPSLNYSIRF, encoded by the coding sequence ATGAGAAAAATCCTGCTTTTACTGTTTTTTGGGATCAACGGACTGAGTAGTTTTGCTCAGAAACCCTTGGATGTGAAGATTTCCATTACCTTCGATGATAACACCTTGGAGGAGGCGCTATTTCTATTGATAGACAAAACAGGTATCCAGTTTTCCTTCAGTAATGATATCCTTCCCGATACAAAATTCACCTACCAGGCACACCAAAAAAGACTAGCAGAGGTACTGGATTACCTCCTGAAAGAAACAACTATCAAATACGAACAGAGAGATCGGCGGATTATTCTTTTTGTTGGTGAGCCACCCCCCGTCAAAAAATGGTATACGATTAGCGGCTTCATTTCGGATAGCGCTTCTTTAGAACCCCTCATTGGCGCTAGCGTAGTTGATTTGAACAGCCAAAAAGGGACTGTAACCATTAATAGCGGTTTTTTTAGTTTGACCCTACCGATGGGAGAAGTTATTTTATCGCTATCCTACGTCGGGTATAAAACGGAGGTTATCCCCATATTACTGGAAAATAATCACCAAATCCACCTGAACCTTAGTCAATACGTCAATATGATGAAGGAAATCATCGTCGTAGCAAATGATTCCTTGAATGAGGTCCCCAAAAGTGGTGCAAGTGAACAATACATTAGTATCGCAGATATCAACCAATTGCCCCGATTGGGAGGAGAGCCGGATTTGGTGCGCACGGCCTATTTACTCCCTGGTATTCATACCGGAACAGATGGGGTAGATGGAATGTATGTCAGAGGAGGAGAACCTGGACAGAACTTGATCTTGATTGATGGCGTTCCTGTTTATTATACGGCGCACGCGGCGGGCCTCTTTAGTATTTTTAATACGAATGCCATCAGCAGCGCGAAATTAGTGAAGGGAGGGTTCCCCGCCAGATATGGGGGGCGAACTTCTAGCGTATTTGATATTCGGACCAAAGATGGCAACAAGCGAGATTTTGAAGGCGGGGTAGACTTGGGCCTTTTAACGGGGCGTTTTACATTTGAAGGGCCCATCGTGAAAGATAAAAGCTCTTTTATTTTCACGGGAAGAAAGTCTTTAATCGACTGGTACCTCAAGTCATATTCCAGAAATGTAAAGGCAAAGGTAGGAGACGATGGTCAGACTAGTTATGGTTTTTACGATTTTAATGCTAAACTCAACTATAGTCTAAGTGATAAGGATAAGGTTTATATCACCTACTACCAGGGAGCGGATGATTTTTTAAACGAAGGAATTTTCAGGGATACACTCAACCTGGAAGGAGCCAGTCAGCGAATTTTATCTTATTATTTTCCCCAAGAATATAGCGAACGGTTTAATTGGGGAAACAAGGTGGCGGCGTTCAAATGGAACCACGTATTCAATAATCAGCTATTTGCTAATCTTACCGCCTCTTATAGCAACCTGGATGTGAAATTAGGCTTTCAGGAAAGAGATTCGGTTATCCTCTTGAACACTGGTGCCTTCAAACATCGATTGTTACGTGGACAATTTCAGTCAGGTATTAAAGAATTGGCAGCAAAAGCTGATTTTGACTATTTTCCTTCCGACAAGAATTATGTCCGGTTTGGAATGAGTATGTCCACTCGAAGTATGTCAAATGGCATAATCTTTTATCAGGATACCTTGTCCAACCCCAACCTGGATTTAAAGCTATTAAACATTGCCACCCAGGAATATGATCTTTATGCCGAAAATGAATTCCATATCAATGAAGATTTGCTGATCAATGCAGGTTTGCGCTTGTCAAATATCCACGTCAAAAAAAAGGCTTATCATTCGCTGCAACCACGGCTCTCCGCTTATTGGCAGCTGAATCCCAAGATTAGTTTTTTAGCCTCCATCAGTAAAATGAGCCAGTTTTTACACCTCCTTTCTTCCTCTGGCTTGGGCTTACCGACAGATATATGGGTGCCTGCTACCAATATGATCAAACCTCAACACACCTGGCAAGGGGTCACTGGGTTTAAATGGAATTTTAGTAAGGGACTTGATCTGAGAGTGGAAGGGTACTACAAAAAAATGGAAAACCTGGTGAGCTATTCAGAAGGCGCCAGGTTTCTAAATAATTGGGAGGATAATGTTACTGTTGGAAAAGGATGGGCCTATGGAATGGAGGTTATGTTGAGAAAAACCCAAGGCCAAACCAGTGGCTGGCTGGCTTATACCCTTGCCTGGACCAATCGCCAGTTTGAATTCATTAACCAAGGGCGCCCATATCCTTTTAAATATGACAGACGACACGACCTAAAGCTCGTTTTGGCGCATCGTTTGAAACCTTCGCTTGAGTTTACTGCCAATTGGACCATGAGCTCCGGTTTCCGGTTCAACCTACCCTATGGAACCATCCCGCTCCGGGTCCCAGGAACAAGTGATAGCGAAATAATTGAAATCCCATTTCCTATCCTTGGAGAAAAAAATGAATTAAAAATGCCTATTTATCACCGACTAGACCTCGGTATGAATTTGACTTTTCAATCCAAAGGATTGGATCATATCCTGAATGTTGGGGTATTCAATGCCTACTATCGGAAAAATCCACTGTACATTCGCGTTAAGTCCAAGTATACAGATGAAAACAATACCTTAAAAGAGATAAATGATTTGGTTCAGGTTTCGCTAATTCCATTCACCCCATCCCTGAACTATTCCATTAGGTTTTGA
- a CDS encoding RNA polymerase sigma-70 factor — MQKVYTDQELKHLFDKDAAQAIELLFRLYYGKVCQAVYKIIPKTDLTEDLAQEVFYELWRKKDQIFIQSSYLAYLRRAAINKALNYLRDQKIKLDDFTEVSQLKMSAPLSDEQLNAKELQVVIDQAVDLLPERCRLVFVLSRFEQMSYQEIADQMGISIKTVENQVSKALKLLRIALGPYLPIWLSLVAHFL; from the coding sequence TTGCAGAAAGTATATACAGACCAGGAATTAAAACATCTTTTTGACAAAGATGCAGCACAAGCCATTGAGCTTTTATTCCGTTTGTATTATGGAAAGGTTTGTCAGGCAGTGTACAAAATCATACCTAAAACCGACCTCACCGAAGACCTGGCGCAAGAGGTGTTTTATGAACTATGGCGAAAAAAAGACCAGATTTTTATACAATCTTCCTACCTTGCCTACCTCCGACGTGCTGCGATCAATAAAGCCCTTAACTATCTACGTGACCAAAAAATAAAACTGGATGATTTTACAGAAGTAAGTCAATTGAAAATGTCGGCCCCCTTAAGTGATGAACAATTGAATGCCAAGGAGTTACAAGTTGTAATAGACCAGGCAGTAGACCTGCTGCCAGAGCGATGTAGACTGGTGTTTGTCCTTAGCCGATTTGAACAAATGAGTTACCAGGAAATAGCCGATCAGATGGGCATTTCCATCAAAACTGTGGAGAACCAAGTCTCCAAAGCCCTTAAATTGTTAAGGATTGCACTGGGGCCATATCTTCCGATTTGGCTAAGCTTGGTAGCGCATTTTTTATGA
- a CDS encoding sodium/solute symporter (Members of the Solute:Sodium Symporter (SSS), TC 2.A.21 as described in tcdb.org, catalyze solute:Na+ symport. Known solutes for members of the family include sugars, amino acids, nucleosides, inositols, vitamins, urea or anions, depending on the system.) — translation MHLATSDLIVFAGYILAMMGFGIWLANKDKAETSQDYFLASKALPWWAVGGSLIASNISTEQIMGMNGSGFEIGMAIASYELMAAITLIIVAKFFLPIFIKEGISTMPQFLERRYSQSVRSIMSVFWVALFVFVNITSVLYLGGLAIESLLGIPLVFGIIGLVIYSASFSIFGGLKAVVWTDVVQVVVLALGGTLASYFVVSAVGDGSFFSGVATLFEKTPERFNMIFSPTDTYVERLTGETKSSYALLPGFAVLFGGMWIANLYYWGNNQYIIQRALAAKTLGEAQRGVAFAAFLKIFMPIIVVLPGIAAFILNADISKADEAFPWVLNNYVGVGFKGLTFAALVAAIGSSISSMVNSASTIFTLDIYKPLINKGANESQLVFIGKIAAGAALIIGALLGPLLGNLGQVVQFIQEYTGFISPGVVVVFIFGMFWKRATPNAALAVVLASIPLSIAFKALYPDLPFVDRIAITFLICVILLIGISLYESKTQKEVVTDGSFRWGVIASIVCIGMATGIRILLEDIPNVGNNTAYLVIVLSLIGIGLVLGEKRGDNAKSLDIDKSLFKTDTVFNLSAVLIVLILTAIYTTLG, via the coding sequence ATGCATTTGGCTACATCTGATTTAATTGTATTCGCAGGTTACATCCTTGCGATGATGGGTTTTGGTATTTGGCTTGCCAACAAAGATAAGGCAGAAACCTCGCAAGATTATTTCCTGGCAAGCAAGGCGCTACCCTGGTGGGCCGTTGGTGGTTCTTTAATTGCTTCCAACATTTCTACTGAACAAATCATGGGAATGAATGGTTCGGGATTTGAGATTGGGATGGCTATTGCCTCGTATGAATTAATGGCTGCCATCACTTTAATTATTGTAGCGAAATTTTTTTTACCAATCTTTATAAAAGAGGGCATTTCGACGATGCCTCAATTCCTAGAGCGGCGGTATAGTCAATCTGTCCGGTCTATTATGTCTGTTTTTTGGGTTGCCTTATTTGTTTTTGTAAATATTACTTCTGTTTTATATTTAGGAGGTTTGGCCATCGAATCCCTCTTGGGCATTCCATTGGTTTTTGGCATAATAGGACTGGTGATCTACTCTGCTTCCTTTTCCATTTTTGGCGGTTTGAAAGCGGTCGTTTGGACGGATGTCGTACAGGTAGTGGTTTTGGCGCTTGGTGGGACTTTGGCATCCTATTTTGTCGTTTCGGCGGTAGGCGATGGAAGTTTCTTTTCCGGCGTTGCTACCCTATTTGAAAAGACCCCCGAACGCTTTAACATGATATTTTCCCCGACAGATACGTACGTTGAAAGATTAACTGGAGAAACGAAATCATCCTATGCCCTCTTGCCTGGTTTTGCCGTACTTTTTGGTGGAATGTGGATTGCCAATTTGTATTATTGGGGTAATAACCAATATATTATCCAGCGTGCGTTGGCAGCAAAAACCTTAGGAGAGGCGCAAAGAGGTGTTGCTTTTGCGGCATTCCTTAAGATTTTTATGCCAATTATTGTCGTATTACCTGGTATTGCGGCCTTTATTTTGAATGCGGATATTAGCAAAGCCGATGAAGCTTTTCCTTGGGTACTCAACAATTATGTAGGTGTTGGATTTAAGGGGCTCACTTTTGCCGCCTTGGTCGCAGCGATTGGTTCTTCAATCAGCTCCATGGTGAATAGTGCCTCCACGATCTTTACCTTAGATATTTATAAACCACTGATCAACAAAGGGGCTAATGAGTCACAGCTGGTGTTTATTGGGAAAATTGCTGCTGGGGCCGCTTTAATCATTGGTGCTTTGTTAGGGCCGCTTCTGGGTAACCTGGGTCAGGTTGTTCAATTTATTCAGGAATATACGGGCTTCATCAGTCCGGGTGTGGTGGTCGTTTTTATCTTTGGCATGTTCTGGAAAAGGGCTACGCCTAATGCTGCTTTGGCCGTAGTGCTTGCCTCCATACCGCTCTCAATTGCCTTCAAGGCTTTATACCCTGACCTTCCGTTTGTAGACCGGATTGCCATCACTTTTCTGATCTGCGTCATTCTTTTGATCGGCATATCCCTTTATGAGAGCAAAACCCAAAAAGAGGTTGTTACTGATGGTAGTTTCCGTTGGGGAGTCATTGCGTCTATTGTTTGTATTGGCATGGCCACCGGGATCAGGATTCTACTGGAGGACATTCCTAATGTTGGAAATAACACGGCTTATCTGGTCATTGTGCTTAGTTTAATCGGTATTGGTCTGGTCCTTGGCGAGAAAAGAGGTGACAATGCTAAAAGTCTCGATATTGATAAAAGTTTATTCAAAACGGATACTGTTTTTAATCTTTCGGCGGTGCTCATTGTCTTGATCCTGACGGCCATTTATACGACCTTGGGGTAG